From a region of the Bacillus oleivorans genome:
- the pnpS gene encoding two-component system histidine kinase PnpS, translated as MTRFRSRLLFAFISLITFVFLALGLILGQLFNRYYLDSFYNKIEMETKFIAELLFEQNKLGEPYTVIERIGEETESRITVLNGNGKILYDSDEETAPLVRHSEILEEIILESRTDNNGTVEVAGGYNVFYYWEKTNLSNGQDQIIVLSTQIDNLNQVNNQMWWVLIISFGLSLTLIILLFTKITNRFTKPIEAATSTAIELAKGNYRVRTYEDGFDEIGSLNTSINILARNLQETIETNQMQQERLSTLIENMGSGLVLIDEKGKISLVNKVYRKWFHVDPSQFLYKHYYEVMSSDELHRQIEDIFMLENPISRQIQIHHSLERKHYEVLGAPIVGSDHEWKGIVLVFHDITELKKLEQMRKDFVANVSHELKTPITSIKGFSETLLDGAMNDKATLENFLKIIQKESDRLQSLVQDLLELSRIEQADFTLNMQTVHIRELVDDAIAILQPKAESRDIQLQSDIKVEQNRIMADPFRIKQIIINLVNNALTYTQAKGLVKVEVYEKDKWIILQVKDTGIGIEKNEITRIFERFYRVDKARSRNSGGTGLGLAIVKHLVEAHKGKIEVESKVGEGTAFTIYLPKS; from the coding sequence ATGACTAGGTTTCGTTCCAGGCTCCTTTTTGCCTTTATATCGTTAATCACATTTGTGTTTTTAGCCTTGGGACTCATATTAGGTCAGCTTTTTAACCGATATTATTTAGATAGTTTTTATAACAAGATTGAAATGGAAACTAAATTTATTGCCGAGCTTCTGTTCGAGCAAAACAAACTTGGTGAACCTTACACAGTGATAGAGCGGATTGGCGAGGAAACAGAGTCCAGAATTACCGTTTTAAATGGAAACGGAAAAATCTTGTATGACAGTGATGAAGAAACCGCCCCCTTAGTAAGACATTCAGAAATATTGGAGGAAATCATCCTTGAAAGCCGTACAGACAATAATGGGACGGTTGAGGTTGCTGGGGGATATAATGTTTTTTATTATTGGGAAAAAACGAATTTAAGCAATGGGCAAGATCAGATCATTGTATTGAGTACCCAAATTGATAATTTAAACCAGGTTAACAATCAAATGTGGTGGGTTTTAATCATAAGCTTCGGATTGTCTCTTACCTTAATCATTTTATTGTTTACTAAAATCACAAACCGTTTTACAAAGCCTATTGAAGCTGCTACTTCCACTGCTATTGAGCTGGCAAAGGGGAACTACCGGGTACGAACGTATGAGGATGGATTCGATGAGATTGGCAGTTTAAATACGTCGATTAATATATTGGCCCGAAATCTTCAGGAAACGATTGAAACCAATCAGATGCAGCAGGAACGTCTCTCAACTCTGATTGAAAATATGGGAAGCGGATTAGTGCTTATTGATGAAAAAGGGAAAATCAGCTTGGTCAACAAAGTATATCGGAAATGGTTTCATGTTGATCCCTCCCAATTCCTATATAAACATTATTATGAGGTCATGTCGTCGGATGAACTGCACCGGCAAATTGAAGACATTTTTATGCTGGAAAACCCGATTAGCCGACAGATTCAAATTCATCACTCACTTGAGAGAAAACATTATGAAGTACTGGGAGCACCAATAGTCGGAAGTGATCATGAATGGAAGGGAATTGTCCTCGTATTTCATGATATTACCGAATTAAAGAAACTGGAACAAATGCGAAAAGACTTTGTTGCCAATGTGTCTCATGAATTAAAGACACCGATTACGTCGATCAAAGGATTTTCCGAAACATTACTTGATGGTGCGATGAATGACAAGGCAACGTTAGAGAATTTCTTGAAAATTATTCAAAAGGAAAGTGACAGGCTCCAGTCATTAGTGCAGGATTTGTTAGAGCTGTCAAGGATCGAACAAGCTGATTTTACGTTAAATATGCAAACAGTTCATATAAGGGAGCTTGTTGATGATGCAATTGCGATTCTTCAGCCTAAAGCCGAAAGCAGAGATATTCAGCTCCAATCGGATATAAAGGTGGAGCAAAATAGAATTATGGCCGATCCATTTCGAATTAAACAAATCATCATTAACTTAGTTAATAATGCGCTGACCTATACACAAGCTAAGGGGTTGGTAAAAGTAGAAGTTTATGAGAAAGATAAGTGGATCATCCTTCAAGTAAAGGACACAGGGATCGGAATTGAAAAGAATGAAATAACAAGAATTTTTGAAAGGTTTTATCGGGTTGATAAGGCGAGATCGAGGAACTCCGGCGGTACGGGTTTGGGACTGGCGATCGTAAAACATTTAGTTGAGGCCCACAAAGGGAAAATAGAGGTAGAAAGCAAAGTTGGAGAAGGGACTGCTTTTACTATTTATTTGCCGAAATCGTAA
- the polA gene encoding DNA polymerase I has translation MKGRCLLSKKIILMDGNSLAYRAFFALPLLNNDKGIHTNAIYGFTMMLMKILEEEKPTHLLVAWDAGKTTFRHKTFQEYKGGRQKTPPELSEQFSYIREIVNAFGGKQYELEEFEADDIIGTLSLLAENENAEVKIISGDKDLTQLASEHTTVCITKKGITEIEPYTPEHIKEKYGLTPAQIIDMKGLMGDTSDNIPGVPGVGEKTAIKLLIEHHTIEELYEKIDQVSGKKLKENLEENKDLAFMSKQLATINREAPVEIELPQIEYKGPHQEKIQALFKELSFQSLLDKIGTEATGEEAELETLPFETAETIDESILADEAALIMEVFDENYHKADIIGCALISSKGRYFIPAELLKSSDKKLKAWLEDPTKKKWVYDSKQTIVSLQREGIAVKGIDFDLLLAAYLVNPSETFNEVADVAKLFDFKGVLSNDLVYGKGSKRHIPDFEQLKDHITRKATAVFELRDKVLEKLEENDQISLYYDLEFPLAQVLAEMEHTGVQVDKERLLEMQEELAKKIDAIEKRIYELAGETFNINSPKQLGVILFEKLGLPTVKKTKTGYSTSADVLEKLEDSHEVVKEILHYRQLGKLQSTYIEGLLKVIWDNGKVHTRFSQVIAQTGRLSSIDPNLQNIPIRLEEGRKIRQAFIPSEKDWVIFAADYSQIELRVLAHISQDQKLIDAFREDLDIHTKTAMDVFHVSEEEVTSNMRRQAKAVNFGIVYGISDYGLSQNLGITRKEAATFIEKYFASFPGVKEYMKTIVQSAKEKGYVTTLLHRRRYIPEITSRNFNLRSFAERTAMNTPIQGSAADIIKKAMIDMAKRLKAEKLRSRLLLQVHDELIFEAPKDEIEILKKIVPDVMENAVKLDVPLKVDMDYGNTWFDAK, from the coding sequence ATGAAAGGACGATGCTTGTTGAGTAAAAAAATTATTTTAATGGATGGGAATAGCTTGGCATATCGGGCGTTTTTTGCGCTTCCTTTGTTAAACAATGATAAGGGAATCCATACAAACGCAATTTATGGGTTTACGATGATGCTCATGAAAATATTAGAAGAAGAGAAACCTACTCATCTTCTCGTAGCATGGGACGCAGGAAAAACAACTTTTAGACATAAGACATTCCAAGAATATAAAGGTGGCAGACAAAAAACTCCTCCAGAGCTATCCGAACAATTTTCGTACATACGAGAAATTGTAAACGCATTTGGGGGAAAGCAATATGAACTTGAGGAGTTTGAAGCTGATGACATAATCGGTACTCTCTCGCTTTTAGCAGAAAATGAGAATGCAGAAGTAAAAATTATTTCAGGCGATAAAGATTTAACTCAACTTGCGTCAGAACATACAACAGTCTGTATCACGAAAAAGGGGATAACCGAAATTGAACCTTATACGCCGGAACATATTAAAGAAAAATACGGTTTGACACCAGCCCAAATCATCGATATGAAAGGGTTAATGGGTGATACATCGGATAATATTCCGGGAGTCCCAGGTGTTGGGGAGAAAACAGCAATTAAATTATTAATAGAGCATCACACAATTGAAGAATTGTATGAGAAAATCGACCAAGTAAGCGGGAAAAAATTAAAGGAGAATTTAGAAGAGAATAAGGACCTTGCTTTTATGAGCAAGCAGTTAGCTACGATTAACCGGGAAGCTCCGGTTGAAATTGAGCTTCCGCAGATCGAATATAAAGGGCCACATCAAGAAAAAATTCAGGCCCTATTCAAAGAACTAAGCTTCCAATCTCTTTTAGATAAAATCGGTACAGAGGCTACAGGAGAAGAAGCAGAGCTTGAGACCTTGCCGTTTGAAACAGCAGAGACAATTGATGAGTCGATATTAGCTGATGAAGCTGCCTTAATTATGGAAGTATTTGATGAGAACTATCATAAGGCAGATATTATTGGTTGTGCTCTTATTTCCAGTAAAGGTCGTTATTTTATTCCGGCTGAGCTTTTGAAATCGTCTGATAAAAAGTTAAAAGCTTGGCTGGAAGACCCGACAAAGAAAAAATGGGTATATGACTCGAAACAAACTATTGTATCGTTACAACGTGAAGGAATAGCTGTAAAAGGAATAGATTTTGATCTGTTATTAGCCGCCTATCTTGTAAATCCATCTGAAACTTTTAATGAAGTTGCTGATGTAGCTAAATTATTCGATTTTAAAGGGGTTTTATCTAATGATCTGGTCTATGGGAAGGGTTCCAAACGCCATATCCCAGATTTTGAGCAGTTAAAGGATCACATCACTAGAAAAGCAACGGCTGTTTTTGAATTAAGAGACAAGGTTCTTGAAAAGTTAGAGGAAAATGATCAGATTTCTCTTTACTACGATCTGGAATTTCCGTTAGCTCAAGTTTTGGCTGAAATGGAGCATACGGGAGTTCAAGTCGATAAAGAACGTTTGCTGGAGATGCAAGAAGAATTAGCGAAGAAAATTGATGCGATTGAGAAGAGGATTTATGAACTGGCGGGTGAAACCTTTAATATCAATTCTCCAAAGCAGCTGGGTGTCATCCTTTTTGAAAAACTAGGATTACCTACGGTGAAAAAAACTAAAACCGGTTATTCCACTTCGGCTGATGTATTAGAGAAGCTTGAGGATAGCCATGAAGTTGTAAAAGAAATTTTGCACTATCGCCAGCTTGGGAAGCTCCAATCCACTTATATTGAAGGCTTACTTAAAGTCATATGGGATAACGGTAAAGTTCATACCCGTTTTAGCCAAGTAATTGCGCAAACGGGCCGCTTAAGTTCCATAGATCCAAACCTGCAAAATATCCCGATTCGTTTGGAGGAAGGAAGAAAAATCAGACAGGCCTTTATCCCATCTGAAAAAGATTGGGTGATTTTTGCGGCGGACTATTCACAAATCGAGCTGCGCGTTCTGGCCCATATTTCTCAGGACCAAAAGCTAATTGATGCATTCAGAGAAGATTTGGATATTCATACGAAGACAGCAATGGATGTTTTTCATGTAAGTGAAGAAGAAGTAACAAGCAATATGAGAAGACAGGCAAAAGCTGTTAACTTTGGGATCGTCTATGGCATCAGTGACTACGGTCTCTCTCAAAACCTGGGGATTACAAGGAAAGAGGCGGCAACCTTTATCGAGAAGTACTTTGCCAGCTTCCCTGGCGTCAAAGAATATATGAAGACAATCGTACAAAGTGCTAAGGAAAAAGGATATGTCACCACGTTATTGCATCGAAGAAGATATATCCCAGAGATAACGAGCCGGAATTTTAACCTCCGCAGTTTTGCAGAACGGACGGCTATGAATACACCAATTCAAGGGTCAGCAGCCGATATAATCAAAAAGGCTATGATTGATATGGCAAAAAGACTTAAAGCTGAAAAATTAAGGTCCAGACTCTTGCTGCAAGTTCATGACGAACTGATTTTTGAAGCACCAAAAGATGAAATCGAAATATTAAAGAAAATTGTTCCTGATGTGATGGAAAATGCAGTGAAGTTAGATGTTCCTCTCAAAGTGGATATGGATTATGGGAATACTTGGTTTGACGCAAAATAA
- a CDS encoding replication initiation and membrane attachment family protein — protein sequence MEARHWTELVPGDTYQIQSAGLIQPYFQKVTALLYQPLIGSAAISLYTTLWSELEENRTYSKQNHHHFLMAVLNIPLREIYQARLKLEGIGLLRTFRSKHTEGSSYVYELQSPLSPHAFFQDSMLSYFLFRKLGEHHFNRLKNYFRIDSFVDSSSFDEMTRSFHEVFASSPARAFPVQTLDDQEQWVDIVDGTAPIVKLENFSLDLFYGGLSDTFIKIDSITPKVEETVLKLAYVYSLSPLDMQKIILEAVDDDQEINLDELRNAAKSWYELKKGKHLPELVERVNQPKPPQKPEKKETKEEKLIRYLSSVSPKQLLTDLAHGHEPSKTDLALVESLIVDQGLEPGVINVLLYNVMLKQDMRLTKSYVQTIAGHWARKNIKTVEEAFAFAKQEHQKVQVKSKSPYRNQSQKKSGRKEVVPEWFEEERNRRNEVATSASIFEDFDFELERKRLEEELRKK from the coding sequence ATGGAAGCAAGACATTGGACCGAATTAGTTCCCGGTGACACTTATCAAATTCAATCAGCTGGACTCATTCAGCCATACTTTCAAAAAGTAACAGCTCTTCTCTATCAGCCTCTAATAGGATCCGCAGCTATCAGCCTTTACACCACTTTATGGAGCGAACTGGAGGAAAACCGTACTTATTCCAAACAAAATCATCACCATTTCTTAATGGCTGTTTTAAACATTCCATTACGCGAGATTTACCAGGCTAGGCTAAAATTGGAGGGAATTGGCCTGTTGCGTACTTTTCGCTCCAAACATACAGAAGGTTCGTCCTATGTATATGAGCTCCAGTCTCCACTTAGTCCGCATGCATTTTTCCAGGATAGCATGCTGAGCTATTTTTTATTCAGAAAGTTAGGCGAGCATCATTTTAATAGATTAAAAAACTATTTTCGCATTGATTCATTTGTGGACTCTTCTTCATTTGATGAAATGACCCGATCCTTTCATGAGGTTTTCGCATCCTCTCCGGCAAGAGCATTTCCTGTCCAAACTCTTGATGATCAGGAACAATGGGTGGATATTGTTGATGGAACAGCTCCAATTGTTAAGCTGGAAAACTTTTCGCTCGATCTTTTTTACGGAGGGCTGTCTGACACGTTTATAAAAATCGACAGTATAACTCCGAAAGTGGAAGAAACGGTGTTAAAACTGGCCTACGTCTACAGCCTGAGCCCGCTGGATATGCAAAAAATTATTTTAGAGGCAGTCGATGACGACCAGGAAATTAATTTAGATGAATTAAGAAATGCAGCAAAAAGCTGGTATGAGCTGAAAAAGGGCAAGCATTTGCCTGAACTAGTGGAACGGGTTAATCAGCCAAAGCCGCCTCAAAAACCTGAGAAAAAAGAAACAAAAGAGGAAAAGCTGATTCGGTATCTATCCAGCGTATCTCCTAAACAATTACTAACTGACTTAGCTCATGGGCATGAGCCATCCAAAACCGACCTGGCTTTGGTAGAGTCTCTTATAGTTGATCAAGGTCTTGAGCCAGGGGTTATTAATGTCCTGCTTTATAATGTTATGCTTAAGCAGGATATGCGTTTAACTAAGAGCTATGTACAAACGATAGCGGGCCATTGGGCAAGAAAAAATATAAAAACGGTTGAAGAAGCGTTTGCTTTTGCGAAGCAAGAACATCAGAAGGTTCAAGTGAAGAGCAAATCTCCTTACCGTAATCAGAGTCAGAAAAAATCAGGGAGAAAAGAAGTTGTACCCGAATGGTTTGAGGAAGAACGTAATCGAAGAAATGAAGTGGCCACCTCTGCCAGCATATTTGAAGACTTCGATTTTGAATTGGAGAGAAAAAGATTAGAAGAAGAGCTTCGCAAAAAATAA
- the mutM gene encoding DNA-formamidopyrimidine glycosylase has translation MPELPEVETVRRTLEQLVIGKTIQAVDVRWAKIIKEPDDVQLFIMNIIGQTIHSIGRRGKFLIFYLDHYAIVSHLRMEGRYGLYPNEEPTDKHTHVIFRFTDGSELRYRDVRKFGTMHLFNVGEEFSGLPLSQLGPEPFSEEFSSSYLKNVVKKADRPIKALLLDQTRVVGLGNIYVDEALFRAGIHPERKAKDLKDKEIKKLYHEIKKTLQEAIDQGGTTIRSYVNSQGQIGMFQQQLYVYGRTGENCLSCGQPIERLVVSGRGTHICPNCQS, from the coding sequence ATGCCAGAACTACCAGAAGTTGAAACAGTCAGAAGAACACTGGAACAGTTAGTCATCGGTAAAACAATTCAGGCAGTAGATGTAAGATGGGCTAAAATTATTAAAGAGCCAGATGACGTCCAGCTTTTTATTATGAACATAATCGGGCAAACCATTCACAGCATCGGTAGAAGAGGAAAGTTTCTCATCTTTTATCTAGATCATTATGCCATCGTTTCCCATCTTAGAATGGAAGGTCGTTACGGCCTTTATCCGAATGAGGAGCCGACAGATAAACATACGCATGTGATTTTTAGATTTACGGACGGATCTGAATTAAGGTACCGAGATGTGAGAAAGTTTGGCACGATGCATTTATTTAATGTTGGAGAAGAATTCTCAGGGTTACCTCTTTCACAGCTCGGGCCAGAACCCTTTTCGGAAGAGTTTAGCTCCTCATACCTTAAAAATGTAGTAAAAAAAGCTGACCGGCCGATTAAGGCGCTGCTTTTAGACCAGACCCGTGTCGTGGGCCTAGGTAACATTTATGTGGACGAAGCCCTCTTTCGGGCTGGAATCCACCCTGAAAGAAAAGCAAAAGATTTAAAAGACAAAGAAATAAAAAAATTGTATCACGAAATTAAGAAAACTCTGCAGGAGGCTATCGATCAGGGCGGGACAACGATCCGTTCTTATGTCAATTCCCAAGGACAAATCGGGATGTTTCAGCAGCAATTATATGTCTATGGCCGAACGGGGGAAAATTGTTTGAGCTGCGGCCAACCTATTGAGAGATTAGTGGTATCCGGCAGAGGCACTCATATTTGCCCGAACTGTCAATCTTAA
- the dnaI gene encoding primosomal protein DnaI gives MEKITNALSQWGKGSSFEQRYEQMKQNVLNHPDVRYFLNEHSSQITMEMVERNLNTLYEFSTQSKNCSGCPSLRECKNVMGGFHPRLALIGDHIEILYDQCPRMKLEQDRLNREKLVQSFSVPKEILSAKFESIDLNQNDRLPAIRSAKNFTQSFLENQSCKGLYLYGKFGVGKTYLLGAIANELAEKGVSSYIVHVPELIRELKNSIGESTLEEKLNSVKTAKILMLDDIGAESLTNWVRDEIFGTILQYRMLEKLPTLFTSNFDLIQLEHHFTFNQKGDQEDVKAGRLIDRIRALADPIPVGGHNRRG, from the coding sequence TTGGAAAAGATTACAAATGCTTTGTCACAATGGGGAAAAGGTTCTTCCTTTGAACAGCGATATGAACAAATGAAACAGAATGTGCTAAATCATCCTGATGTGCGTTATTTTCTAAACGAACATTCCAGTCAGATCACGATGGAAATGGTTGAGCGAAACTTGAATACACTTTATGAATTCTCTACACAAAGCAAAAACTGCAGCGGTTGTCCATCTCTTCGTGAATGTAAAAATGTGATGGGCGGTTTTCATCCGAGACTTGCGCTTATCGGGGATCATATTGAAATTTTATATGATCAATGTCCGCGTATGAAACTCGAACAGGACAGATTGAATCGCGAAAAACTGGTGCAAAGTTTTTCCGTTCCTAAGGAAATATTATCTGCAAAATTTGAAAGCATCGATTTAAATCAAAATGATCGATTGCCAGCAATTAGGAGCGCTAAAAACTTTACCCAATCCTTTCTCGAGAATCAATCTTGCAAAGGTTTATATTTATATGGGAAGTTCGGAGTTGGCAAAACCTATCTGCTCGGAGCAATCGCCAATGAATTAGCCGAAAAAGGAGTATCCTCTTATATTGTTCACGTGCCTGAATTAATTAGAGAACTCAAAAATTCAATCGGAGAATCAACTTTAGAAGAAAAATTAAATTCGGTGAAAACAGCCAAAATTTTAATGCTCGATGATATCGGGGCAGAATCGTTAACAAACTGGGTGAGAGATGAGATATTCGGAACTATTCTTCAATATCGCATGCTTGAGAAGCTACCTACCTTATTTACCTCTAATTTTGACCTAATCCAGCTTGAGCACCATTTTACGTTTAACCAAAAAGGCGACCAGGAGGATGTAAAAGCTGGCCGTTTAATTGACCGGATTCGAGCCCTTGCTGATCCAATCCCAGTTGGCGGCCATAACAGAAGAGGATAA
- the ytaF gene encoding sporulation membrane protein YtaF, which produces MSSVLSFILLALAVSLDSFSAGLTYGLKKVKIPIQSIFIISICSAMSLLVASVFGQFFEWVLSPKLTETIGGIILVCLGGWALFQVLRPHPKAKEPIQIQEKTIILWEIKSLGLVIQILRRPMKADMDLSGSITGIEAILLGFALSLDAFGAGVGAAMLNFPPLIVSCLVVFMSSFFLFAGMSIGKRASQFSWVQPLSFIPGIVLILLGVWKL; this is translated from the coding sequence ATGAGTTCGGTGCTTTCCTTTATTCTTTTGGCCTTAGCTGTTAGTCTAGACAGCTTCAGTGCGGGATTAACCTATGGTCTTAAGAAGGTAAAAATTCCAATTCAATCTATCTTCATTATTTCTATATGCTCTGCAATGAGTTTATTGGTCGCTAGTGTTTTCGGGCAGTTTTTTGAGTGGGTTTTGTCTCCTAAGCTGACAGAGACCATTGGCGGAATCATTTTAGTTTGCCTGGGAGGATGGGCTTTATTTCAGGTCCTTCGTCCCCACCCAAAAGCAAAAGAACCGATTCAAATTCAGGAGAAAACGATTATTTTATGGGAAATTAAATCGTTGGGATTAGTCATTCAAATATTAAGAAGGCCAATGAAAGCAGATATGGATCTCTCCGGTTCCATTACAGGGATTGAGGCTATTCTTTTGGGATTTGCCCTTTCGCTAGATGCTTTTGGAGCGGGAGTAGGAGCAGCGATGCTAAACTTTCCACCGCTCATCGTTTCGTGCTTGGTCGTTTTTATGAGCTCCTTCTTTTTATTTGCTGGCATGTCAATCGGAAAACGGGCATCTCAGTTTTCCTGGGTCCAGCCCTTAAGCTTTATCCCGGGAATTGTGTTAATCCTACTAGGTGTTTGGAAATTATAA
- a CDS encoding glyceraldehyde-3-phosphate dehydrogenase, which produces MKVAINGFGRIGRMVFRRAINLGSFDIVAVNASYPPETLVHLLKYDTNHGKWDALLTYTDQSIIVNGKEIKLVSERNPQDLPWKELGIDVVIEATGKFNSREKAALHLEAGAKKVILTAPGKNEDVTIVMGVNENMLHPDHEIISNASCTTNCLAPVVKVLDDAFGIENGLMTTVHAYTNDQKNIDNPHKDLRRARACAQSIIPTSTGAAKALSLVLPHLKGKLHGMALRVPTPNVSLVDLVADLKKEVTARDIHLAFQRAANSELEGILDITDEPLVSIDFNTNPNSAIIDSLSTIVMDGRKVKVLAWYDNEWGYSCRVVDLTNKVLELMKVKTEIRV; this is translated from the coding sequence ATGAAGGTGGCAATCAACGGTTTCGGAAGAATTGGGAGAATGGTATTCAGAAGAGCAATCAACTTAGGAAGTTTTGATATTGTGGCAGTTAATGCCAGCTATCCACCTGAAACACTCGTTCATCTTTTAAAATATGATACAAACCATGGAAAATGGGATGCGTTACTCACATATACAGACCAATCTATTATTGTGAATGGGAAAGAAATTAAGCTGGTTTCCGAAAGAAACCCTCAAGATTTACCTTGGAAAGAGCTTGGAATTGATGTAGTGATTGAAGCTACCGGAAAATTTAATAGCCGTGAAAAAGCAGCTTTACATTTAGAAGCGGGAGCAAAGAAGGTAATTCTAACGGCTCCGGGAAAAAATGAAGATGTAACGATTGTAATGGGTGTAAATGAAAATATGCTGCACCCTGACCATGAGATTATTTCAAATGCTTCCTGTACAACAAATTGCCTCGCTCCAGTAGTAAAGGTATTAGACGATGCATTTGGGATTGAGAATGGACTGATGACAACGGTTCACGCCTACACCAATGATCAGAAAAATATAGATAATCCGCATAAGGACCTAAGAAGAGCCAGGGCCTGTGCACAGTCCATTATTCCGACTTCAACCGGAGCAGCTAAAGCGTTATCACTTGTACTGCCCCATTTAAAAGGAAAATTGCACGGGATGGCATTACGAGTCCCTACTCCAAACGTTTCCTTAGTCGACTTAGTGGCTGATTTAAAGAAGGAAGTAACTGCCCGCGATATTCACCTTGCTTTTCAAAGAGCAGCTAATTCTGAACTTGAGGGAATCCTGGATATAACGGACGAACCGCTAGTATCGATTGATTTTAATACGAATCCAAACTCCGCTATTATAGATAGTTTATCTACGATTGTGATGGACGGCAGGAAAGTAAAGGTTTTAGCCTGGTATGACAATGAATGGGGTTATTCGTGCCGGGTTGTAGATTTAACCAATAAGGTGTTAGAGCTAATGAAAGTGAAAACTGAAATAAGAGTATAA
- the speD gene encoding adenosylmethionine decarboxylase, translating to METMGRHVISELWGCDFDKLNDLVQIEKTFVDAALKSGAEVREVAFHKFAPQGVSGVVIISESHLTIHSFPEHGYASIDVYTCGDLDPNIAADYIAESLGAQTRETIELPRGMGPVQVKQSKVKAL from the coding sequence ATGGAAACAATGGGTCGACATGTAATCTCAGAACTTTGGGGTTGCGATTTTGACAAATTAAATGACTTAGTACAAATTGAAAAAACATTTGTTGATGCTGCACTTAAATCTGGTGCAGAGGTTCGTGAAGTTGCTTTTCATAAATTTGCACCTCAAGGTGTTAGTGGGGTAGTAATCATTTCTGAATCTCATCTAACAATCCACAGCTTCCCAGAACATGGTTATGCAAGCATTGACGTTTATACTTGTGGCGATTTAGATCCAAACATTGCCGCTGATTATATCGCAGAGAGTCTAGGCGCTCAAACGAGAGAAACAATTGAGCTTCCTCGTGGCATGGGCCCAGTTCAAGTGAAACAATCTAAAGTGAAAGCTCTTTAA
- the coaE gene encoding dephospho-CoA kinase (Dephospho-CoA kinase (CoaE) performs the final step in coenzyme A biosynthesis.) translates to MNTIGITGGISSGKSTISNTLKEWGFTVIDADVQARVVAQPNQEAYQEIVKSFGSEILLPDGHINRSMLGEIIFNNKEKRDLLNSIVHPAVRKNMLSEKEKAYKRGEDTVFMDIPLLYESKLTHYVEKVIVVYVDPSVQLKRLMERNQLTEEDALSRIKAQLPLEDKKKWADAVIDNNGTIDETKQQLKKILEEWNIL, encoded by the coding sequence ATGAATACAATCGGAATTACAGGCGGCATCAGCAGCGGTAAAAGTACAATTTCGAATACCCTAAAAGAGTGGGGATTTACTGTTATTGATGCAGATGTTCAAGCAAGAGTTGTCGCCCAGCCAAATCAAGAAGCCTATCAGGAAATCGTTAAGTCGTTTGGTTCCGAAATCCTGCTGCCGGATGGACATATAAACCGGAGCATGCTTGGAGAAATTATTTTTAATAACAAGGAAAAAAGAGACTTGCTTAATTCGATCGTTCATCCGGCAGTCCGAAAAAATATGCTGTCTGAAAAAGAAAAGGCATATAAAAGAGGAGAGGATACTGTTTTTATGGACATCCCTCTTCTGTATGAAAGCAAATTAACTCATTATGTTGAAAAGGTTATTGTTGTTTATGTCGACCCTTCCGTCCAGCTTAAAAGACTGATGGAGAGAAACCAGCTTACCGAAGAAGATGCCCTCTCCCGAATTAAGGCTCAGCTCCCTTTGGAGGACAAGAAAAAATGGGCAGATGCTGTGATTGATAACAACGGAACAATCGATGAGACTAAGCAGCAATTAAAAAAGATTTTAGAAGAATGGAATATTTTGTGA
- the nrdR gene encoding transcriptional regulator NrdR encodes MKCPSCQMLGTRVLDSRPVDEGRATRRRRECENCGHRFTTFERVEESPLIVVKKEGTREEFSREKVLRGLIKACEKRPVSLQQLETIANEVEIELRNQSASEVQSVDIGEMVMDKLAKVDEVSYVRFASVYRQFKDINVFLDELKDLINKEKAK; translated from the coding sequence ATGAAATGCCCATCTTGTCAGATGCTAGGAACGAGAGTATTAGATTCGCGTCCTGTTGATGAAGGACGTGCTACGAGAAGAAGAAGAGAATGTGAAAATTGTGGGCATCGCTTTACAACGTTTGAGCGGGTTGAAGAATCCCCGTTAATTGTTGTAAAAAAAGAGGGGACACGTGAAGAGTTTAGCCGGGAAAAGGTGCTTCGCGGTCTTATTAAAGCATGTGAAAAAAGACCTGTTTCTTTGCAGCAGCTCGAAACGATTGCTAACGAAGTCGAGATTGAATTAAGGAATCAGAGCGCTTCTGAAGTCCAAAGTGTGGATATTGGCGAAATGGTAATGGACAAGCTTGCAAAGGTGGACGAAGTTTCGTATGTTCGCTTTGCATCTGTGTATCGTCAGTTTAAGGATATAAATGTATTTTTAGATGAACTTAAAGATTTAATCAACAAGGAGAAAGCCAAATAG